Part of the Sulfuricurvum kujiense DSM 16994 genome, GAGATGCAGATATTAAAAAAGATTTGGATCAAGTTGGCAACAACGATTCCGAAATCGCTGCATTTCATGCCAAAGCTGAAAAGATTATGAGTGATGCTAAACTGGAAGCTGCAGCATTAAGAGAAAAAGTTATTGCTGAGGCCAAAGCGCTGGCAAATAGCAAAATAGAGACAAAACGTGCTGAATTAGCACTAGAGTACACAAAGTTCCAAGACGAGTTGTCCGAAGAACGAGCCCGTTTGATTGCTGCGCTTCAAAATGAAGCTCCTGCTTTCCAATCTGCTGTATCAGCAAAACTAAGTCAAATATGAGGTATGCAATGGGTAAAATAATCGTTACAGTATTACTGCTCAGCGCCTATCTATTTGGTTCAGATGCCGCTGCAGAAGGGTCTACGGATATCGTTCAGAGAACGGTTAACTTCCTAATTTTTGCCGGAATTTTAATTTATCTTTTGGCAGAGCCGATTAAAAACTATTTTAGCGGCAGAAGTACGGGAATCGCTGACGAACTTGACAAAGTTCAAGAACGTCTACGGGAGTCAAAGCGTCTTAAAGAGGCGGCTGAGCACAAAGTTGAAGAAGCAGAGCGCTTCGCGGCTGAATTGGCTGAGTCAAGTAAAAAAGAGAACAAAATTTTGTCTGACAAAATTTTGGCACAATGCGAACAAGAGCTTGAAATTATTGGAAAGCAAAATGGGGCATTGATGGAGCTTGATAAACGCAAAATGGTACGTGAAGTTGTTGATGAACTTATGACAGACGTGATGAGTCGCAGCAATGAAGCTTTGGGTAAAGAAGCAATGACCGAAATCTTGAAAAAGAAGGTGGCATAAATGCAGTATGAACTCATTGCTAAACGTTACATCAAGCCTTTAATGGAAGTTTGTGATCAGTCGTCATTGGAAAATTTGGCAGAGTTGCTCGGCAACGTTGCTAAAGCATACGACGATCAGAAATTTATTGCTATTATGAATAGCACTGATGTCACGGCAAACGCTAAATGTCAACTGGTTTTAGATATGGTCGCTCCGGCGAACAGCTCAGAGATAAATAACCTTGTCAAATTATTGGCAGAAAACGGTCGTTTACTTTTGATCCCTGTCCTTGCAACGGAATTGAAACGCTCAATCGCAATTTCAAAACGTATGTATAAAGGTCGTATCTACAGCAACACTGTTGTCGATCAAGCGTCAGTTGATCTAATCGCACGTGATTTGGGAACCAAAACAGGTACTACAATCGCTTTGGATTATGTCGCATCTGATTATGACGGTATCCGTGTTGAAGTTGATGATCTGAATGTCGAGATCAATTTTTCAAAAAGCCGCCTCAACGCTCAACTTATTGAGCATATTTTAAAAGCAATTTAACCCTCGGGAAAGGAGAAATAGTGGTAGCAAAAGTACAAGCAGACGAAATCAGTTCGATCATTAAAGAACGAATTGGGAATTTCGAACTAAATGTAGATATTAATGAAACCGGAAAAATCATCTCATACGGAGACGGAATCGCTCAAGTTTATGGCTTGAACAACGTTATGGCCGGTGAAATGGTTGAATTCGAAGACGGTACTCGCGGTCTTGTAATGAACCTTGAAGAGAGCAGTGTCGGTGTTGTTATTCTCGGTAAAGGGAAAGAACTTCGTGAGGGTATGTCGGTAAAACGTCTCGGACGTCTTTTACGTGTACCTGTCGGTAATGCACTTCTCGGACGTGTTGTTAATGCTCTTGGTGAGCCGATCGACGGTAAAGGTCCGATCGAAACAACTGAAGTTCGTTTCGTAGAAGAAAAAGCTCCTGGTATTATGGCTCGTAAATCGGTTCATGAACCGATGGCAACCGGTATTAAAGCG contains:
- a CDS encoding F0F1 ATP synthase subunit B', which translates into the protein MLDISPMLLGSTLIVFLVLIALLNSLLYKPLFSYMEKRDADIKKDLDQVGNNDSEIAAFHAKAEKIMSDAKLEAAALREKVIAEAKALANSKIETKRAELALEYTKFQDELSEERARLIAALQNEAPAFQSAVSAKLSQI
- a CDS encoding F0F1 ATP synthase subunit B yields the protein MGKIIVTVLLLSAYLFGSDAAAEGSTDIVQRTVNFLIFAGILIYLLAEPIKNYFSGRSTGIADELDKVQERLRESKRLKEAAEHKVEEAERFAAELAESSKKENKILSDKILAQCEQELEIIGKQNGALMELDKRKMVREVVDELMTDVMSRSNEALGKEAMTEILKKKVA
- a CDS encoding F0F1 ATP synthase subunit delta encodes the protein MQYELIAKRYIKPLMEVCDQSSLENLAELLGNVAKAYDDQKFIAIMNSTDVTANAKCQLVLDMVAPANSSEINNLVKLLAENGRLLLIPVLATELKRSIAISKRMYKGRIYSNTVVDQASVDLIARDLGTKTGTTIALDYVASDYDGIRVEVDDLNVEINFSKSRLNAQLIEHILKAI